The DNA sequence TTGACCAAAAATGGTGCTGGATTGTTGCTTCTGATCGATCCCAGTTGGGCTGCCTTTTGCAGGAGAGCAGTTGCTGACATGTGACCTGTGCTTGCTCGGTGACTCGGGTGATTATTAGAGTACAAAGACCCAATCGCCTGATCTGACATGTTGGCCTTGATGCTCTCTTCTTGTTTTATCGGAGATGCTTCTAGTGACGCTGGTGCTGTTGGGTAGTTCTTGAGCATGCCAATGGGCACTTGTGATGCTTGAACCAAATCAGGCAATAAGCTCCCGGAGCTCGGGGCGGTCAAGTATGAATCGCGGCCGCTCGCCATTAGGCCAAGAGGGTTCATATTAGGGTCGAAATGGTTCATCCAAATCGGAACCTGGCTTGATGACCTTTGGCCATCAAATTGATCCGGCATCGGAATTGGAGTGTTTTCGGCACCGGCAATGTTGCTGGTCATGGTCCCATTGAGTGACTCATTGCCGGAGTCGAGATTAGTATTCGCAAGGGAAGTAAAACGCGCGCCTTCTTCTGTCAAAGCGTCGCAGAAGGCTCTGTGGGTGATAAAGCTATCTTTCCTGTTTAGATCGACccagaaaagagagaggaagaaaccACATCAAACTATGCACTTCAGAAAAGGAGCAAGAACAAAGTGTACATCACCCCCCTCGAGCTAGGTGCCCTTTCTTTGCTGCAAAATCTAAGTTCAAGAAACCATTTTCTTGCCATGAATAGATCATCATGAATGCATCCCAGTCGGGTGAATTTTCCCATCCAGAAAAAGTAAAACGAAAGCCAACTACATACTAATAAAGTGATCAACCCGTTCAATGCAAGATCAAATCTTGAATGCATTCAGACTGTCATCTATGTTTCAGAGTCGTGGCCAGTTTCCCGAGCAAGATCGAAAGAATCCCAAGTATTTCAAAATAGAGAATCCCGAAAGAgtaacgaggaaaaaaaaagacagaaaaaagaaaagtttagtaCCTTGAAAAGAGGGTTCCACAGTCGCATTTATACTCTCTAGTCCCACAAATCTTGCTATGAGCCTTCCAATCCGACTGAACCGCGTACTTCTTCGAGCACTTCTCGCACTTCCACTTCTTCTCCCCGTGCTTCCTGCTGTAGTGCTTCTTGATCCCGGTCAGATCGCCGAGCGCCCTCGACGGATCGTGGTGCACGCACGTCTCCTCCGGGCATATGTACACTTTCCTCCGGATCAGCTCCTTGTTCGCCCTCTGCTTGAGCTTCCAGGGGAGGTTGTGCCCTCTCCTGTGGAGCTGCAAGTTCTGGTCTCTCTGGAAGCCCTTGTTGCATATGTCGCAGACGAACCGGTTGGTCGCCATGAGCGACTTCGGCGATAGAGCAATCACTTCAGCATCTGGGTCTGCTCGAGTCCAGCAAAATTCACAGTAAGAACAACTGTTTCCACAGAGATAAGTACAGCGAACGAAAGGTCAAATGAAAGTAATACTTTGTTGAACTATACATGCTTGCCTGGTGTTCCCGGtaagcttctcttcttcttgcaGGGGTTTGggctagggttagggtttgtgAGCGAGCTGGGTTCTTGACGAACAAACCCACTGATTGTGGAGGGAAGGTAGAGACCATCTCCAGACATCATTTGCTCAGAACTCAGATTGCCGAAAAGTGAAAGGAAGGTTGCCAAAAAGCTCAAACAGTGACCAACCGTATCTAAGCAAGAGCAGCTACAAAAGCTTGAGCTGATGCAAACTTCTAAACCAGACAGATTCAAGAACAAATTCTTGAATCTGCATCAtatatctcactctctctataTGTCTAACTGGGGACTCgatcaaagaaaacaaagagagaatattctctctcttctctctctctcttccttccttatCTTACACGGCTCCTCTTAGTCGGTCAGCCACAAACTCAGCGGGAGCAGGACCACCCcacccctcctctctctctctctctctctctctctctctctctctctacgtttCTTCCGTAATCTTCTCTTCTCTATATACCATTTCGATTTCATCCGGTTCTGTAATTTTCATCTCTTTACGAACGTTGAGGTTCTTGCTGTTTTGAAtggattttgtatgcaagaaaGCTGACTTTCACAGCTACCGTTCATCtggtaaaaaaatgattaaccCTGTTGTGCCGTACTCCCTCTCTTCCCTCTATGTAGTCCCGTGAGGCTTGACTGAACAGAAAGGAGGGCCCACAGGCTCGGGGCAGTGGGACCGGGAAGAgattgaaaagagagaaaaaaagtttgaaaacatAAAAGACACAAGAAGATAAGTGGCATGGTGAAGATGGATGATCGGCTGTCGGTCCGGCCGGTTCGATCCGATCTCACTCAACAATTGGGCATTGGGAATTGGATCAGACCGATCAGTCCGATTCGGTTCTTCGGCAGTCCCATGAAATCGATAATTTATTAGTGAACGTTAGCAATACGGATTTTAagtttaatatattaattaaattaggtTTGCCTTTAAGAAATAGACAAAAAttgatggattattaggtttacattaacaaattaaaaaataatcggtCCAATCCGGTTCTTTCTTAGAATCGGGAACTAGATCGAAAATCAATAGtaccaattttatggaaccggagATCGGACCGGTACTCCTCGAGAACCGGATCAAATGGCCGGTTAGGTCCGGTGCGGGCGGTTCTCGGTTCGGTCAATCTGTCTTGCTCACCCGTAATGTGGACGACCTACTCGGCCATAACCGTGTTTCTCTAcggaacaaaaacaaaagaaaaattcactCTTGGTGCGAGACTATGTACTCCTTCCTGCAATTTTTATGGTTAACGCGATTTGGGAAGTACCAATCCTTTTTAGGTGCGTGCGATCCGGAATGGTCAGTTAGAAATAAAGAAACCCTTTTTTAGATTAATTTTCGTCATGATAGATAACGTTATTATCATAATTCAAAGACTAGGTTTTTGCATTCCCGCATGTTCTTATTTACATGTTTCCAAAGATGTAGAACGTTCAATGTTGTTACGCGAATGTCTGATTTTAAACCATATAAAAGCCCTAGCTGGAAGACGGAGTCTTCGCATATGATTATACCGACTAACTTTTGAAGGAGTTCTCATGAAAGATGAATCTGTCATAGGCCGACAGTTTCTTGACTGTGGAATAGTCCATGCGATGCCTGGTGAGCCAAGAACGCCAGGCCAGCCTTCCTTCTAAAAATTGTCCTTAAGAACAGTATGGTGAATTACATCCTCATACCGGACTATGTCACGCCTAGTTTAGCTCGGACATTCGGTCCCTCGAGCGAGTCATACAAAACACTTCGATACAACAACTAATTTCGGTCTGCGTAGACCTTATTAGGAGAGAGATACCAGCTTCCGAACAATTTGTGCCGGGGAGGCTGGCCCGTCCTACCACAAACACCCCGATGCCACCTCCACAAACCAGTTGCATCATCCTTTTCGCGTCACTCGATCTTCACCCCGCTGCCATAAAGCTCCACTCTTCAGCTCGCGAGGGTACGGGAGAATACGGTCCGTGACCCATGCGTGAGCCCTTAACCAATTAACCTCATAAGATACGCTTTTTCACGGCCAAATGTGCAGCTTTGTACGGCTGTCTGCgttgagtttttcttttccttcaaattaGTCATTGATTTATCTTGAAATGAACAATGCTTTTTGATGGTTAGATAATACGTTAAACAGACAATATACGAGTGGACAAAAAGAATCTAATTGGTGTCCCACGTAGTACGCTGCTCGAAACAAATGGTAGTTGCTCATTATCTATATAGTGAAGCAGGAGCCAACGTTTGGAATCAAGCGGTTGGATTTTCCTTGTGGGAGCACATGCATGTCGTTGATTCCCGTGGACATGATCAGAGACCACTTaccaataaataaatagataaataaaccctatttttttttttcatcaacacAAACGTTCCAACTTCAATTTGTCGCGAGACAAATATTGCGGAAATCATATGTTGCATGGAATTATCTCTATGGGCATATGCAGGAGAAGAATATTGCATGCTCTCATTCATTTTGGATCTCCATGCTTGACTTTATCACCCAGTTTGAATTAACGTGAAGGTCTGGCCAAAGTGGGGCGAGCATTTAAGTGGTGGAATGTCGATAGTGTACTAAAGTAGCGGAAGGGCCAAGGTCACATATCAACCATAGTGATTTTGTCATAAGATGTCACAGAGGTAGAGAGAGATGAACGGAGGGGGCTTCATGCGAAGGCGGTGAAGGCCGGCAACCTTGGATGGCGAAGGCAGCGACGCAATGGAGGAAGCAATGATGCAACAACGAAGGCCTAGCTCcgaggaaaagaaggaagaaaacggaaaaagcagaaaaataaacgacgaaaaatgaaaagtggagaagaacttcatttaaataaggggaaaattgtctaaataGTCCTAGACTTAtttcacttttgccaattcaattccaaacctttttaattttgctaattgaatcttaatccttttcatgttttgtcaattgctTTAACTGTGTATGACCCTTAATCGAAAGCTTTACTACCTAAACATCGAAAACGAAACCCCCTTAATTGACTGGAACACGTGTTCTCGTGGAACAATGTGATTGTTCGCGATATACCGAATCGCTAAGGAAGATTCACTGCACACGAAAAGGATCTCGAAGCAACTAGTTATCGATGTTTCATGTATCAAAAGGAGTTCGTCAATGGCATTTGGAATTGAATCATGTTATTATGCCTTTAGGTTGGCTCACACAATCACGAGCACACCCTCAAATCTCTTATGATCTCTTGAGAATGATTAGGCCGACATCCTCCGTCGAGGCCGGTGGGAGGCCCCGCTTGTGGGGGTCTCAACttggtctctttttttttccttattgtcGAGGGACAAAGCCACTTTTTTTTGGGCCGAAGGGAAAAAGGTAAGGAGAGAGATCATCAGATCCGAAATGTGGGATATGCGCACGGCACGTGATTCGTGGGGGTCCCCTCTTCCATTCATTGATGAGGTGCCTATTCAGCTCGTGATGTTCAATTCCCTTGTCTGAATTGGATAATACGAAGAAGGTggaaacagtaaaaaaaaagttttaaaactattgtattaatgtcaattcaatcataagctttttaattatatcagtttagtcataaatcttttatatttgtgtcaattgagtctatatccggccaattttgaattgaaatcgTTGACGTAGGTGCAGgttgtcttacatggcacgatcGGCGCTTACGTGGACATTTTCTACTATCATTTTTAAACtagtttttgaataatttttttgagtttttttcctttttattttctttactcttttttttttcattgaggGCCAACGACCCTCGCTGGCTCTAGGCTCTAACCTCTAGGTAAAGGCCACGACGCCCAGATCCGGCAAGGGGATTAGCTATTGCCTGGGGCCGACAGTGACGTGcacattgaatttttaataattttgggtattttttttttttttttcttcatttttagtTTCTAATGAGGGCCAACGACCCTCGCTAGCTTTGGGCGAGGGCCGTGATGCCCTCGTCAGATCTCGACCCTCGCCAAATTTGGGCTAGACAAGGCCATGATGCCTAGATCCGACAAGGGCTTATtgccctcaataaaaaaatgtaaagaaaaaaaagaaaaaacagaaataataaaaaaattattcaaaagagTCCACATTAGCGTCGGTAGTGCCACGAAGGATGGCCGGTGTCCACGTTaacgattttcagccaaaattggctagatggacccaattggcacaaatgcaaaatgtttaggactaaattgacacaaatataaggtttgtgactgaattgatacaaatacaataaatttaatacttttttgttttcataCTTCTCCCTTCGAAGAAGAGTGTTAGGTAAAGGATTTGATTTTTATCGTATGATCATCTTCGATTCCTTCCACTGTCCGTCAATGAAAGCTTATCTACGAGTTGCTGATCATCTACATGCCGGGTCCTTTCATTTGGTTGAGATAAGATACTTTCATTATGTTTCTTGAACTCACCATATGCTGCTCTTCCTTCagaaactcctttttttttatcaccaccGTGTATATTGTAAGACCTTTGACAATTTGGCAAGACGAGCGCTCTTTCTTATGGATTTCCTTAACATCGTTGCATGGGGCCGGTGGTCAACATACCGATGGGCATCCTCTCCGGTTGGAGTTCACAAACACAGACCCTTAGACTTGAAAGAGGAATCGCCACAGAAACCTAGAAACCTGATCTCTCTCTTGTCCCTCTCCCCACTTGCCTCCCCGCCTATGCCGCCCTCACCTCACCTTCgcgcctcgccgccgccgccgtttcGTTCCCCATCGCATCGTCGATTTACGTCACGAGCTAGCCCCCTTCTGCCATGTTGAGTCACAGGCAGCGCCTCCAAAAGCACGGACGAGCCTTCGGGATTAACCAATAGGGTAGAGGGATTTCTCGTAACATCAAATCCACTGGCCTTTTACTATACGCGTCTATGTTTGTAAACGAAAATAAAGAGCTCATGTGATGGTCATGATCGCCATGAGACTGGTAAGCTGACTTTCAAATCTGAGATTGCTTGAGGCTCTGCAccttcaaggaaaaattatcaaaaaagtaataaattttttatatttttgtcaattcgatcataaacatttcaaatttatcgattcagtcctaaacttttttaccttttgccaattcaattctattaGCCGGAATTGTCAATGTGGATGCCGACCATCTTGCGTGACATTGCCAAAACTCATTTTTATAACTAAGACGAAGATGGGAGTTCTAGATCTGTTGTTTTTGTTGCAGCGGCATGGGGATGAGGATCCTATACTCTGCACGATGCTTCCGAAGTTAGCTCAAAACCATCTACCTTCTTTACATGCATCACGGTTGAAAATCGGTCTAGGCGCTAACGCAAGCGTCGCACGAGGTAGAGAGTTCTTATCATTGGATAAATCGGGCAAAAGTATActtttagtaccaaaagttatgtacggaaATTACTTTAATATCAAAAGTTTCAaacggatcactttagtaccaagatttttgaaaaacaattagTTTAGTGCCAAGTCTCGATTTGATGCctgaaaagccgacgtggcattattttattattatttgaagccgacgtggcaccgACGAGGTCCAGTtagcaattaaaaaaagtaaaaattaaaaaatactaaaaatcaaaataaaaacttaattagtttacaaaaataaaaatacaaattgttttttcaaaataatttgaaaatttaggcttaaaattaacaaaaaaagtaaaaactcaaaaaaaaaaaaaaaaggtttgcagggcgagggcttgcacagccctcgTTGCCTAGTTCTCcacctagaattttttttattttaagtttttttataaaaaattgtagcttatttttaattttattttaaataaagtttatattttaaataaatataatttctagctaatttttttattttaatttattttaaagtgcgGAAGTCCACGTGGCAGCCCACGtggatttatttaatttttttaaatgtcatttttcattaaaaaaaataactattaaTGACACATGACAATTTCGGCGGGAAATTCTCGCCgaaggcaccaaagtgatcattttgtctcTGACTTGCCACTAAAGTGAttcgtttgaaaattttggcattaaAAGTATACTTTTGCTGATAAATTGTATCGGCACATGTAATTATTTCGTTCGCTCTCTTACTACAGATAGATCACAATTCTGAATATCGTTAACAGGTGAAAAGATGCAAGTATTTCAATAGCAAATTTGCCCAAATGCTTGACCCGgatgtaaatttttttgtttagcTCTTTTATAGAATCAAGTCACCGGAACATTCCCGAGGAAGTAAATTACACAAGATTTACTATGggtgcacatgataacacttctagaaGAAGAATTCTATTCCAGAAGTGCAtctagagtagaaatccatttggcaATGTAACTTCTAAAACAGAattccatttggtaaaaaattttacttatgaaagaaatttcaacttcttgaagtgaattttcacttctgaagttgtttttccccccaatttgagaagttaaaaaaaaatagtttctctaacttaagaagtacttctcgcctcaccctcttttcattatgcCCTCACgctcttttcgatcatacccaccTCCGCCGACCTTTACAGCCGTCGACCGTCGCCGACCGCTACCCATCGCCAACCTCCACCAGCCGTCCCCCATGATCACCACCGATCATTGCCTCCCCCCGCCCACCACGGACctccgccaaccgccgaccgtCGCCACCCGACGACCACCCCCTGTAGCCGGCCATTGTGGACCTCTGCCGACCGCCGCTCATCGCTGCCTGCGGTCGCTAGGGGTGTGcgtggtccgggccggtccggtcccggcatggaaccggggaccggaccgtagtcccgatccccatattttcgggaccaaggatcggaccgggaccggcggtcCTGGTCCAgaccggtcccggtccggtctcggtccccACCCAAtaggaccgctaactattgaaaatctagtcaacttaataaactatgccacggtaaaaacatagcgactcgctatgatttttatgatcgacgaacttgaccaaaatgtttgaattcaataccaaatccagccattacatgataaaaacatcaccaaccgcactcaaaaaagtctgtagagagaaaagatgaccaaaaacaagatggaaaataagactaaaaagaaagTCTTAaggaggagagtgcgaccgtgcaagattgggaaaaaaatgggcagtggacttttattattctgttttgttttcaattttttttttgcaattgtatatatttatatataaaaaattatatattattggcggtccggtccgggccgggccAGCccggtcccaatacaagaaacccgaggaccggaccgcccggccaccggtcccatttattgggaccggggaccggaccatccacctcaaggaccggaccaacccggccggtccgggccggtcccggtttggtccgggccggttcggtctggtttgcacacccctagcgGCCACCACTAACCGCCGACCATCATTGAccttcgccggccgccgccgccaaccttCACTTGCCGCGATTGCCACCAATCGCCAATCTTCGCCGGTCGCGACCGCCACCACAATCGCCCATCGACCACCGCCACAAAGTCGCCGTCTCCGGCcatcggagtaaaaaataaataataaattttttttttaaagaaatttaaaaaagtttaaaaatgaagtagaaatttttctacTGCCTAtagtaatttttcatagaagattttgtgttaataatgtttcaaaagtagaaattttcaaccgttattaaatgaatttctctgATCGTAAATAACTTCTGgagcagaagtaaaaaaaatcaacttctaattctaaggagaagtagaaaaatcaatttctgatcagaagttgatttctgaagcagaaatattATCCCGGGCGCCCTATATGATCGCACAACCTAGATTCTCTTTCCGAAagagagcgaaaaaaaaaaaaccaggttCGCCCTCCTATAGACATGGCCATTTGGGCctgtgggcccggaaccggcccgttgataaGGCTCACGATTTCATAATtatgggaaccggcccggaaccaccgATTCTGAccgt is a window from the Rhodamnia argentea isolate NSW1041297 chromosome 8, ASM2092103v1, whole genome shotgun sequence genome containing:
- the LOC115738201 gene encoding zinc finger protein JACKDAW-like isoform X1; translated protein: MMSGDGLYLPSTISGFVRQEPSSLTNPNPSPNPCKKKRSLPGTPDPDAEVIALSPKSLMATNRFVCDICNKGFQRDQNLQLHRRGHNLPWKLKQRANKELIRRKVYICPEETCVHHDPSRALGDLTGIKKHYSRKHGEKKWKCEKCSKKYAVQSDWKAHSKICGTREYKCDCGTLFSRKDSFITHRAFCDALTEEGARFTSLANTNLDSGNESLNGTMTSNIAGAENTPIPMPDQFDGQRSSSQVPIWMNHFDPNMNPLGLMASGRDSYLTAPSSGSLLPDLVQASQVPIGMLKNYPTAPASLEASPIKQEESIKANMSDQAIGSLYSNNHPSHRASTGHMSATALLQKAAQLGSIRSNNPAPFLVNNSTVFGSTRSSSSSSSLFPSSPPSAAPDLNPYTPRTRNSSHMFFRQYPLGQVENSTGQAESQKLLASPAGVENSFTRDFLGVGSESSPFLMQQELNRFSSSVGSSMEEAGGPAEFT
- the LOC115738201 gene encoding zinc finger protein JACKDAW-like isoform X2, with product MATNRFVCDICNKGFQRDQNLQLHRRGHNLPWKLKQRANKELIRRKVYICPEETCVHHDPSRALGDLTGIKKHYSRKHGEKKWKCEKCSKKYAVQSDWKAHSKICGTREYKCDCGTLFSRKDSFITHRAFCDALTEEGARFTSLANTNLDSGNESLNGTMTSNIAGAENTPIPMPDQFDGQRSSSQVPIWMNHFDPNMNPLGLMASGRDSYLTAPSSGSLLPDLVQASQVPIGMLKNYPTAPASLEASPIKQEESIKANMSDQAIGSLYSNNHPSHRASTGHMSATALLQKAAQLGSIRSNNPAPFLVNNSTVFGSTRSSSSSSSLFPSSPPSAAPDLNPYTPRTRNSSHMFFRQYPLGQVENSTGQAESQKLLASPAGVENSFTRDFLGVGSESSPFLMQQELNRFSSSVGSSMEEAGGPAEFT